The Streptomyces sp. Alt3 genome has a segment encoding these proteins:
- a CDS encoding YncE family protein: protein MPPSPRALTAAALLVAALAACAAPADRARPEPSRTEAAAPPDRPESPPGLPGMPPVLDPKDVYAADRPGKLSAAVKGFPSRVYVPNTNSDTVSVIDPATYKVIETIPVGDQPQHVVPSWDLKTLWVNNDLGDSLTAIDPATGKAGRTLDVSDPYNLYFTPNGKYAVVMASMDRELVFRDPRTMKVAKTVPVDCAGVNHADFSADGRYFIVSCEFSGELLKVDTEKMKIVGQQRLPKQGAMPQDVKLSPDGGTFYIADMMAHGMWVLDGEKFTTPKLLPTGKGAHGLYVSRDSEQMYVTNRGEGSVSVFDFAKDELTAKWHLPDGGSPDMGGVSADGKVLWLSGRYDAEVYAIDTATGRQLARIPVGSGPHGLAVYPQPGRYSLGHTGVFR from the coding sequence ATGCCTCCCTCCCCGCGCGCCCTGACCGCCGCCGCCCTGCTCGTCGCCGCGCTCGCGGCCTGCGCCGCTCCCGCGGACCGTGCGAGGCCCGAGCCCTCGCGCACCGAGGCCGCCGCCCCGCCCGACCGTCCGGAATCCCCGCCCGGCCTGCCCGGAATGCCTCCCGTGCTCGACCCGAAGGACGTCTACGCCGCCGACCGGCCCGGAAAGCTCTCCGCGGCCGTCAAGGGTTTCCCGTCACGCGTCTACGTCCCCAACACCAACTCCGACACGGTGTCGGTGATCGACCCGGCGACGTACAAGGTCATCGAGACCATCCCCGTCGGCGACCAGCCGCAGCACGTCGTGCCCTCCTGGGACCTGAAGACGCTCTGGGTCAACAACGACCTCGGCGACAGCCTCACCGCGATCGACCCCGCCACCGGGAAGGCCGGCCGGACGCTCGACGTCTCCGACCCGTACAACCTCTACTTCACCCCGAACGGCAAGTACGCCGTCGTCATGGCCTCGATGGACCGTGAGCTGGTCTTCCGCGACCCGCGGACCATGAAGGTCGCCAAGACGGTGCCGGTGGACTGCGCCGGCGTCAACCACGCCGACTTCTCCGCGGACGGCCGGTACTTCATCGTCTCCTGCGAGTTCTCCGGTGAACTCCTCAAGGTCGACACCGAGAAGATGAAGATCGTGGGACAGCAGAGACTGCCGAAGCAGGGGGCGATGCCCCAGGACGTCAAGCTCTCACCGGACGGCGGCACCTTCTACATCGCCGACATGATGGCGCACGGCATGTGGGTGCTCGACGGCGAGAAGTTCACGACACCGAAGCTGCTCCCCACGGGCAAGGGTGCCCACGGCCTCTACGTGAGCCGGGACTCCGAGCAGATGTACGTCACCAACCGGGGCGAGGGATCCGTCTCCGTCTTCGACTTCGCCAAGGACGAGCTGACCGCGAAGTGGCACCTCCCCGACGGTGGGAGCCCCGACATGGGCGGTGTCTCCGCCGACGGCAAGGTGCTCTGGCTCTCCGGACGCTACGACGCCGAGGTGTACGCGATCGACACCGCCACCGGCAGGCAGCTGGCCAGGATCCCCGTCGGCAGCGGTCCGCACGGGCTGGCCGTCTACCCGCAGCCCGGACGCTACTCGCTCGGTCACACCGGCGTCTTCCGCTGA
- a CDS encoding sensor histidine kinase — MSSGMTVEQRWAQFYRYGPYTLLGIAVLMAALSSGLIGMSGAEMYATGGLVTVAWALQLWWGRTEAGVPAKSSAAGAYYVLRTLIAFALCWFNPFFSIYAVVGYFDVGHLLPKRFVRAGLLCTAVIMAGSQSGSGMPPASPVNWAAFGALFVLHAFLTLLFGNLSAREEERTRRQTATISELELANTRLEQALAENATLHAQLLLQAREAGIADERRRLAAEIHDTIAQGLTGVIAQLQAVTSTADPAVAREHLDRAAGLARHSLGEARRSVRNLVPAALEHDDLPGALARTVTGWAERTGVRADFTVTGTVEPLHDEVGATLLRIAEESLSNAARHAGASRAGVTLSYMGDEITLDVRDDGCGFDPAGVPPYTGRGGFGLGGMRARAERIAGTVTVETAPGLGTAVSARVPLVRLG, encoded by the coding sequence ATGAGCAGCGGTATGACGGTGGAGCAGCGCTGGGCACAGTTCTACCGGTACGGCCCGTACACGCTGCTCGGCATCGCCGTCCTGATGGCGGCGCTGTCCTCGGGCCTCATCGGGATGTCCGGAGCGGAGATGTACGCGACCGGTGGCCTGGTCACGGTGGCCTGGGCCCTCCAGCTGTGGTGGGGCCGGACCGAGGCCGGGGTCCCGGCGAAGTCGTCCGCCGCCGGGGCCTACTACGTCCTGAGGACCCTGATCGCCTTCGCCCTGTGCTGGTTCAACCCGTTCTTCTCCATCTACGCCGTCGTGGGCTACTTCGACGTCGGGCACCTGCTCCCGAAACGCTTCGTGCGCGCCGGCCTGCTGTGCACCGCCGTCATCATGGCGGGCTCGCAGTCCGGCAGCGGGATGCCGCCCGCCTCGCCCGTCAACTGGGCGGCCTTCGGCGCGCTGTTCGTCCTCCACGCCTTCCTCACCCTCCTCTTCGGCAACCTCAGCGCCAGGGAGGAGGAGAGGACGCGCAGACAGACCGCGACCATCTCCGAGCTGGAGCTCGCCAACACCCGTCTGGAACAGGCCCTGGCCGAGAACGCCACCCTGCACGCCCAGCTGCTGCTCCAGGCCCGGGAGGCCGGGATCGCCGACGAGCGCCGCCGGCTGGCCGCCGAGATCCACGACACCATCGCCCAGGGCCTGACCGGGGTCATCGCCCAGCTCCAGGCCGTCACCTCCACCGCCGACCCGGCAGTCGCCCGTGAACACCTCGACCGTGCGGCGGGGCTCGCCCGGCACAGTCTCGGAGAGGCACGCCGGTCGGTGCGCAACCTGGTGCCCGCGGCGCTGGAGCACGACGACCTGCCGGGCGCGCTCGCCAGGACGGTGACCGGCTGGGCGGAACGCACCGGCGTACGCGCGGACTTCACCGTCACCGGAACCGTCGAGCCGCTGCACGACGAGGTCGGGGCCACCCTGCTCCGGATCGCCGAGGAGTCCCTGTCCAACGCGGCCCGGCACGCCGGCGCGAGCCGGGCGGGCGTCACGCTCTCCTACATGGGCGACGAGATCACCCTGGACGTACGTGACGACGGCTGCGGCTTCGACCCGGCAGGGGTCCCGCCGTACACCGGCAGGGGCGGCTTCGGGCTGGGAGGGATGCGGGCCAGGGCGGAACGCATCGCCGGTACGGTCACGGTGGAGACGGCCCCGGGACTGGGTACCGCGGTCTCGGCCCGGGTACCCCTGGTCCGCCTCGGATGA
- a CDS encoding enoyl-CoA hydratase/isomerase family protein gives MTVTLEVRDNVGTIRLDRPPMNALDVAVQDRLRELAEEAGRRDDVRAVILYGGEKVFAAGADIKEMQAMDHTAMVVRSRALQESFTAVARIPKPVVAAVTGYALGGGCELALCADFRIAADNAKLGQPEILLGLIPGAGGTQRLARLVGPSKAKDLIFTGRQVKAEEALAMGLVDRVVPAAEVYEAAHAWAARLARGPALALRAAKESVDAGLETDIDTGLTIERNWFAGLFATEDRERGMRSFVEEGPGKAEFL, from the coding sequence ATGACCGTAACCCTCGAAGTACGCGACAACGTCGGCACGATCCGGCTGGACCGCCCTCCGATGAACGCCCTGGACGTGGCCGTCCAGGACCGGCTGCGTGAGCTCGCCGAGGAGGCGGGCCGGCGCGACGACGTGCGGGCGGTGATCCTCTACGGCGGCGAGAAGGTGTTCGCCGCCGGCGCGGACATCAAGGAGATGCAGGCGATGGACCACACGGCCATGGTCGTGCGTTCCCGTGCGCTGCAGGAGTCCTTCACCGCGGTGGCCCGCATCCCCAAGCCCGTGGTCGCGGCCGTCACCGGCTACGCCCTGGGCGGTGGCTGCGAACTGGCCCTCTGCGCCGACTTCAGGATCGCCGCGGACAACGCGAAGCTCGGCCAGCCGGAGATCCTGCTGGGGCTGATCCCCGGCGCCGGCGGCACCCAGCGGCTGGCCCGGCTGGTCGGTCCGTCGAAGGCCAAGGACCTGATCTTCACGGGCCGTCAGGTCAAGGCCGAGGAGGCCCTGGCGATGGGGCTCGTGGACCGCGTGGTGCCCGCCGCCGAGGTGTACGAGGCGGCGCACGCCTGGGCGGCCCGGCTGGCCCGGGGGCCCGCGCTGGCGCTGCGGGCGGCCAAGGAGTCCGTGGACGCGGGGCTGGAGACGGACATCGACACCGGCCTCACGATCGAGCGGAACTGGTTCGCGGGCCTGTTCGCCACCGAGGACCGCGAGCGGGGCATGCGCAGCTTCGTGGAGGAGGGCCCCGGCAAGGCCGAATTCCTCTGA
- a CDS encoding L,D-transpeptidase translates to MNHVAKRARAGSAAVLTWAGLFTVLAVLTGCTGGTPFFGDDRSPGDAIRIVPEDGAENVGADSRLRVTVPDGRLERVKVTRTEDAEHQEVPGRIADDGRSWAPREEGYRLGLAGKYSVEAVAVDGDGHRSARSTTFTTLVPEDRFIGYFKPENRSTVGTGMIVSFDFNRPVTHRAAVEKAIRITTEPRVEVVGHWFGKDRLDFRPASYWEPGTRVTVDVGLRDVEGAPGVYGSQRKKVTFTVGRSQTSVVDAREHTMEVRRDGEVVSTVPITAGAAKTTSYNGKMVVSELHEVTRMNGDTVGFGGEYDIKDVPHAIRLTKSGTFLHGNYWEDPEIFGSENTSHGCIGLRDVKGGSSDTPAGWFFERTLVGDVVEVVNSTDRTVAPDNGLGGWNLAWPRWKAGSALR, encoded by the coding sequence GTGAACCACGTAGCGAAGAGAGCACGCGCCGGTTCGGCCGCCGTGCTGACATGGGCAGGACTGTTCACCGTGCTGGCCGTACTGACGGGCTGCACCGGTGGGACGCCGTTCTTCGGGGACGACCGCTCGCCCGGGGACGCGATCAGGATCGTCCCCGAGGACGGCGCCGAGAACGTCGGCGCGGACAGCCGGCTCCGGGTGACCGTCCCCGACGGGCGTCTGGAGCGGGTGAAGGTGACCCGGACGGAGGACGCGGAACACCAGGAGGTGCCGGGCCGGATCGCCGACGACGGCCGTTCGTGGGCCCCGCGGGAGGAGGGATACCGGCTCGGGCTGGCCGGGAAGTACAGCGTGGAGGCCGTCGCGGTGGACGGCGACGGGCACCGCTCCGCCCGCAGCACCACGTTCACCACCCTGGTCCCCGAGGACCGCTTCATCGGCTACTTCAAGCCGGAGAACCGGTCCACCGTCGGCACCGGGATGATCGTCTCCTTCGACTTCAACCGGCCCGTCACCCATCGCGCCGCGGTGGAGAAGGCCATCAGGATCACGACGGAGCCCCGGGTCGAGGTGGTCGGCCACTGGTTCGGCAAGGACCGGCTGGACTTCCGGCCCGCCTCCTACTGGGAGCCCGGCACCCGGGTCACGGTCGATGTCGGCCTGCGCGACGTGGAGGGTGCGCCGGGGGTGTACGGCAGCCAGCGGAAGAAGGTGACCTTCACGGTGGGCCGTTCGCAGACGTCCGTCGTGGACGCCCGTGAGCACACCATGGAGGTACGCCGGGACGGCGAGGTCGTCAGTACGGTGCCGATCACCGCGGGCGCCGCGAAGACGACCTCGTACAACGGGAAGATGGTGGTCTCCGAGCTGCACGAGGTGACCCGGATGAACGGTGACACGGTCGGTTTCGGCGGTGAGTACGACATCAAGGACGTGCCCCACGCCATCCGGCTGACGAAGTCCGGCACCTTCCTGCACGGCAACTACTGGGAGGACCCGGAGATCTTCGGCTCGGAGAACACCAGCCACGGCTGCATCGGGCTGCGTGACGTGAAGGGCGGCAGCTCGGACACCCCGGCCGGCTGGTTCTTCGAGCGGACGCTCGTGGGTGACGTGGTCGAGGTGGTCAACTCCACCGACCGGACCGTCGCCCCCGACAACGGCCTCGGCGGATGGAACCTCGCCTGGCCCCGGTGGAAGGCAGGCTCCGCCCTGCGCTGA
- the glgX gene encoding glycogen debranching protein GlgX, whose amino-acid sequence MPLGARFRVGPDGVAGTNFALWAGGAEAVELCLFDERGTETRLPLTELTHEIWHGFVPGVGAGQRYGYRVHGRWDPWTGARWNAAKLLLDPYARAVDGSFALPPEVYGHVRDWPEQHVADTVRDDRDSAPYVPKAVVVHDDDDWAEDRRPKTPWADSVIYELHVRGFTKLHPDIPPELRGTYAGLAHPAAIGHLRRLGVTAVELLPVHQFAHEDHLLRRGLHNYWGYNSIGYFAPHADYAASGATGQQVGEFKQMVRALHDAGIEVILDVVYNHTAEAGELGPMLSLRGIDNRGYYRLQQDARRYADYTGCGNTLHVVQPQVLRLITDSLRYWVTEMGVDGFRFDLAAALARSMHDVDMLSPFLAVIAQDPVLRRVKLIAEPWDVGNGGYQVGAFPPLWTEWNDRYRDAVRDFWRGALPDVRDIGYRLTGSSDLYAWGGRRPYASVNFVTAHDGFTLRDLVSYEQKHNEANGEGNRDGTNDNRAWNGGAEGETDDQDVNALRRRQLRNLLTTLLLSTGVPMLVAGDEMGRTQGGNNNAYCQDNEVSWLDWSLLEDPGWRELTELTARVLALRHRHPVLRRRAFFAGTPQAPDGLRDLAWFTAQGTEMTEGDWYAPAATLGLYLSGRDIPGRDARGGPVTDDSFLAVLHADHLPCEFRLPGPPWARTYELVLDTSREDQSTAPGTLHRGGTAVTVEGRTVLLLRVSG is encoded by the coding sequence ATGCCGCTGGGAGCGCGCTTCCGGGTGGGCCCGGACGGAGTGGCGGGCACCAACTTCGCCCTCTGGGCGGGCGGGGCCGAGGCCGTCGAGCTCTGCCTCTTCGACGAGCGTGGCACCGAGACCCGGCTGCCGCTGACCGAGCTGACCCACGAGATCTGGCACGGCTTCGTCCCCGGCGTGGGGGCGGGGCAGCGGTACGGCTACCGGGTGCACGGGCGCTGGGACCCCTGGACGGGCGCCCGGTGGAACGCCGCGAAGCTGCTCCTCGACCCGTACGCCCGCGCGGTGGACGGCTCCTTCGCCCTGCCGCCCGAGGTGTACGGCCATGTGAGGGACTGGCCCGAGCAGCACGTCGCCGACACCGTGCGGGACGACCGGGACTCGGCGCCGTACGTCCCCAAGGCGGTCGTCGTGCACGACGACGACGACTGGGCGGAGGACCGCCGGCCCAAGACCCCGTGGGCGGACTCGGTCATCTACGAGCTGCACGTGCGCGGCTTCACCAAGCTCCACCCGGACATCCCGCCCGAGCTGCGCGGCACCTACGCCGGTCTCGCCCACCCCGCCGCGATCGGCCATCTCCGCCGCCTCGGGGTGACCGCCGTCGAGCTGCTTCCCGTCCACCAGTTCGCCCACGAGGACCATCTGCTGCGGCGCGGGCTGCACAACTACTGGGGCTACAACTCGATCGGCTACTTCGCCCCGCACGCGGACTACGCCGCGAGCGGCGCGACGGGCCAGCAGGTCGGCGAGTTCAAGCAGATGGTGCGCGCCCTGCACGACGCCGGGATCGAGGTCATCCTCGACGTGGTCTACAACCACACGGCGGAGGCGGGAGAGCTGGGCCCGATGCTGTCCCTGCGCGGCATCGACAACCGGGGGTACTACCGGCTCCAGCAGGACGCCCGCCGCTACGCGGACTACACCGGCTGCGGCAACACCCTGCACGTGGTGCAGCCGCAGGTCCTGCGGCTGATCACGGACTCCCTGCGCTACTGGGTGACGGAGATGGGCGTCGACGGCTTCCGCTTCGACCTGGCGGCGGCCCTCGCCCGCTCGATGCACGACGTGGACATGCTGTCCCCCTTCCTCGCGGTGATCGCCCAGGACCCCGTACTGCGCCGGGTCAAGCTGATCGCCGAACCGTGGGACGTCGGCAACGGCGGCTACCAGGTCGGCGCGTTCCCGCCGTTGTGGACCGAGTGGAACGACCGCTACCGGGACGCCGTGCGCGACTTCTGGCGCGGCGCCCTGCCCGACGTGCGCGACATCGGCTACCGGCTCACCGGGTCGAGCGACCTGTACGCCTGGGGCGGCAGGCGGCCGTACGCCTCGGTCAACTTCGTCACCGCCCACGACGGATTCACCCTGCGCGACCTGGTGAGCTACGAGCAGAAGCACAACGAGGCCAACGGTGAGGGCAACCGTGACGGCACGAACGACAACCGGGCCTGGAACGGCGGCGCCGAGGGCGAGACCGACGACCAGGACGTCAACGCCCTGCGCCGCCGGCAGCTGCGCAACCTCCTGACCACGCTGCTCCTGTCGACCGGGGTGCCCATGCTGGTGGCGGGCGACGAGATGGGGCGCACCCAGGGCGGGAACAACAACGCCTACTGCCAGGACAACGAGGTCAGCTGGCTGGACTGGTCGCTCCTGGAGGACCCCGGGTGGCGGGAGCTGACCGAGCTGACCGCCCGGGTGCTGGCCCTGCGCCACCGCCATCCGGTGCTGCGCCGCCGCGCCTTCTTCGCCGGGACGCCACAGGCCCCGGACGGCCTGCGGGACCTGGCGTGGTTCACCGCGCAGGGCACGGAGATGACGGAGGGCGACTGGTACGCGCCGGCGGCGACGCTCGGTCTCTATCTGTCCGGGCGCGACATCCCGGGCCGGGACGCGCGGGGCGGGCCGGTCACCGACGACAGCTTCCTCGCGGTCCTGCACGCGGACCACCTGCCCTGCGAGTTCCGGCTCCCCGGCCCGCCCTGGGCCCGGACCTACGAACTGGTGCTGGACACCTCGCGCGAGGACCAGTCCACGGCGCCCGGCACCCTCCACCGGGGCGGCACGGCCGTGACCGTGGAAGGAAGGACGGTCCTGCTGCTGCGGGTGTCGGGGTGA
- a CDS encoding EF-hand domain-containing protein — translation MADIESARTAFERFDQNGDGSITAAEYKSAMAQLGDPYVTETVAQAVINAHDANGDGELTFDEFWASQNKA, via the coding sequence GTGGCGGACATCGAGTCGGCACGCACGGCATTCGAGCGCTTCGACCAGAACGGCGACGGCAGCATCACGGCCGCCGAGTACAAGAGCGCCATGGCGCAGCTCGGTGACCCGTACGTCACCGAGACGGTCGCCCAGGCCGTCATCAACGCCCACGACGCCAACGGCGACGGCGAGCTCACGTTCGACGAGTTCTGGGCCTCGCAGAACAAGGCCTGA
- a CDS encoding response regulator: MTHAPDTARVITLVLVDDHPVVRDGLRGMFASAPGFEVLGEAADGVAGVETTVRLDPDVVLMDLRMPGGGGVAAIAELTRRGARSRVLVLTTYDTDSDTLPAIEAGATGYLLKDAPRDELFTAVRAAADGRTVLSPAVASRLVSRVRTPASPGHESLSARECEVLGLVARGTSNREIAAELFISEATVKTHLTHVFAKLGAKDRAAAVAVAYERGILG, translated from the coding sequence ATGACCCATGCACCGGACACCGCGCGTGTCATCACCCTCGTCCTCGTCGACGACCACCCCGTCGTACGCGACGGGCTGCGGGGCATGTTCGCCTCCGCCCCAGGCTTCGAGGTGCTCGGCGAGGCGGCGGACGGTGTGGCCGGCGTGGAGACGACGGTCCGCCTGGACCCCGACGTCGTCCTGATGGATCTGCGGATGCCGGGCGGCGGGGGTGTGGCAGCCATCGCCGAACTGACCCGGCGCGGGGCCCGTTCCAGGGTGCTGGTCCTCACCACGTACGACACCGACTCCGACACCCTGCCCGCCATCGAGGCGGGCGCGACCGGCTATCTGCTCAAGGACGCGCCGCGCGACGAACTCTTCACCGCCGTGCGCGCCGCCGCCGACGGACGGACCGTGCTGTCGCCCGCCGTCGCCTCACGTCTCGTCTCCCGGGTGCGCACCCCGGCCTCCCCCGGCCACGAGTCGCTGTCCGCGCGCGAGTGCGAGGTGCTCGGGCTCGTCGCCCGCGGGACCTCGAACCGGGAGATCGCCGCCGAGCTGTTCATCAGCGAGGCGACCGTGAAGACCCACCTCACCCATGTCTTCGCCAAACTGGGCGCGAAGGACCGCGCCGCAGCCGTGGCCGTCGCCTACGAGCGCGGCATCCTCGGCTGA
- a CDS encoding GntR family transcriptional regulator, whose protein sequence is MSLIERKVMPVVVFRIDRRSGVATYLQIVRQVEQALRMGALEEGDKLPTAAQVAAATKVNPNTTLKAYRELERAGLAEVRQGAGTFITRTLAEPGSGGADWPLRTALNEWLHQARDEGLGSEEVQALFRASFEAAYPAAPES, encoded by the coding sequence TGGTCGTGTTCCGCATCGACCGGCGTAGCGGGGTGGCAACCTATCTCCAGATCGTCCGCCAGGTCGAACAGGCCCTGCGGATGGGCGCGTTGGAGGAGGGCGACAAGCTGCCCACGGCCGCACAGGTCGCCGCCGCCACCAAGGTCAACCCGAACACGACGCTCAAGGCGTACCGGGAGCTGGAGCGCGCGGGTCTGGCCGAGGTGCGCCAGGGAGCGGGGACCTTCATCACCCGCACGCTCGCCGAGCCCGGATCCGGCGGCGCCGACTGGCCGCTGCGTACGGCGTTGAACGAATGGCTGCACCAGGCACGTGACGAGGGTCTGGGCAGCGAGGAGGTCCAGGCCCTGTTCCGGGCCTCCTTCGAGGCCGCCTACCCAGCCGCCCCGGAGTCCTGA
- a CDS encoding ATP-binding protein: MMGGMAGLEGVEQPRPRSSAAAARLTSVAEDEQAYRALELFGNPTEGEVRLPSRPESAATARRITSCVMLRQWQLPPQTAEYGVLLVSELVGNAVRHTGARIFGLRMLRRRGWVRIEVRDPSRGLPCLMPVREMDVSGRGLFLVDKLSDRWGVDLLPRGKTTWFEMRTTDR, encoded by the coding sequence ATGATGGGGGGCATGGCGGGCCTGGAGGGTGTGGAACAGCCGCGACCGCGCAGCAGCGCTGCAGCGGCACGCTTGACGTCGGTCGCCGAGGACGAACAGGCGTACAGGGCGCTGGAGTTGTTCGGTAATCCGACGGAGGGGGAAGTCCGGCTGCCCTCCCGTCCGGAGTCCGCGGCGACGGCGCGGCGCATCACTTCGTGCGTGATGCTGCGACAGTGGCAGCTCCCCCCGCAGACCGCCGAATACGGAGTGCTCCTGGTCTCCGAACTCGTCGGCAACGCGGTGCGGCACACCGGGGCGCGGATATTCGGTCTGCGGATGCTGCGCCGCCGTGGCTGGGTCCGGATCGAGGTGCGCGATCCCTCGCGCGGGCTGCCGTGCCTGATGCCCGTCCGCGAGATGGACGTCAGCGGGCGAGGTCTCTTCCTGGTCGACAAGCTCTCCGACCGGTGGGGTGTGGACCTCTTACCCCGCGGCAAGACCACCTGGTTCGAGATGCGCACCACCGACCGCTGA
- a CDS encoding polysaccharide deacetylase family protein — translation MDGRRTPVPRRGALRTAAGALLAGAAAAGCARDASPRPPSEARSADSSPDGSGAHKAHGAVAPAAVPRRFPGQPVQIEHGPRGRPRVALTFHGQGDPTLAHAVLGEAERAGARLTVLAVGSWLDQNPGMARRILDGGHDLGNHTQSHLDINTMDEERAYEEITGCARRLRRLTGSIGTWFRPSRARYATPLVQDLARRAGYPHVLSYDVDSLDFTSPGVAAVTRKVAGELRNGSVVSLHFGYRDTIAALPLLLTEIDRRRLRAVTTTELLT, via the coding sequence ATGGACGGTCGCAGGACACCGGTGCCCCGCCGCGGCGCCCTGCGCACGGCGGCCGGAGCACTCCTGGCGGGCGCGGCCGCCGCGGGCTGCGCACGCGACGCGTCCCCGCGGCCACCCTCGGAGGCGCGGAGCGCAGACAGCTCACCGGACGGCTCCGGCGCCCACAAGGCCCACGGCGCCGTGGCCCCGGCAGCCGTTCCCCGCCGCTTCCCCGGGCAGCCCGTCCAGATCGAGCACGGCCCCCGCGGCCGGCCCCGAGTGGCCCTCACCTTCCACGGCCAGGGCGACCCCACCCTGGCCCACGCCGTCCTGGGCGAGGCCGAGCGGGCCGGCGCCAGGCTCACCGTGCTGGCCGTCGGCAGCTGGCTCGACCAGAACCCCGGTATGGCCCGCCGGATCCTGGACGGAGGCCATGACCTCGGCAACCACACCCAGAGCCACCTCGACATCAACACCATGGACGAGGAGCGGGCCTACGAGGAGATCACCGGCTGTGCCCGGCGCCTGCGCCGGCTGACCGGTTCCATCGGTACCTGGTTCAGGCCCTCGCGTGCCCGGTACGCCACCCCGCTCGTCCAGGACCTCGCCCGGCGGGCCGGGTATCCGCACGTCCTGTCCTACGACGTGGACTCCCTCGACTTCACCTCGCCCGGGGTCGCCGCCGTCACCCGCAAGGTCGCCGGTGAGCTGCGCAACGGCTCCGTGGTGAGCCTGCACTTCGGCTACCGCGACACCATTGCCGCGCTGCCCCTCCTCCTCACCGAAATCGACCGGCGCCGACTGCGCGCGGTGACCACCACGGAGCTGTTGACCTGA
- a CDS encoding L,D-transpeptidase: MNGQPISGAWAGAGGERRGRGAHGLLALVLGALLLLVTACGGSGAAADKDGKQAGAKVDDTSASQAVVTIAPKDGADDVATSGALKVSAAQGKLSTVKVADPKGKEVDGKIAGDGLSWVPDRHLAAATKYTVHAVAKDGKGRESAKDTTFTTLVPENTFIGQYTPEDGSTVGVGMPVSIHFTRGITDPGAVEKAISVTAEPAVQVEPHWFGNDRLDFRPENYWAAGTKVTLRLDLDGVEGRPGVYGKQAKTVKFTIGRSQVSTVDASSHRMKVVRDGKQIKDIPISAGAPATTTYNGQMVISEKLKVTRMNGDTVGFGGEYDIKDVPHAMRLSTSGTFIHGNYWGGSGIFGTTNTSHGCVGLRDVRGGWDGKTPAAWLFDNSLIGDVVVVKNSEDKVIQPDNGLNGWNMDWSEWTA, translated from the coding sequence TTGAACGGGCAGCCGATATCGGGGGCATGGGCCGGCGCGGGCGGGGAACGGCGTGGGCGCGGAGCCCACGGCCTCCTCGCACTGGTACTGGGCGCGCTGCTGTTGCTGGTGACCGCGTGCGGCGGCAGCGGAGCCGCCGCCGACAAGGACGGGAAGCAGGCGGGCGCGAAGGTCGACGACACCAGCGCCTCGCAGGCGGTGGTGACGATCGCGCCCAAGGACGGGGCCGACGACGTGGCCACCAGCGGGGCGCTGAAGGTCTCGGCGGCCCAGGGCAAGCTGAGCACGGTGAAGGTCGCCGACCCCAAGGGCAAGGAGGTCGACGGCAAGATAGCCGGGGACGGCCTGAGCTGGGTCCCGGACCGGCATCTCGCCGCCGCGACGAAGTACACCGTCCACGCGGTCGCGAAGGACGGCAAGGGCCGCGAGTCGGCGAAGGACACCACCTTCACGACGCTGGTCCCGGAGAACACCTTCATCGGTCAGTACACGCCCGAGGACGGCTCGACCGTGGGCGTGGGCATGCCGGTGTCGATCCACTTCACCCGTGGCATCACCGATCCCGGTGCCGTGGAGAAGGCGATCAGTGTGACGGCGGAGCCCGCCGTGCAGGTCGAGCCCCACTGGTTCGGCAACGACCGCCTCGACTTCCGGCCCGAGAACTACTGGGCCGCGGGCACGAAGGTGACCCTGCGCCTCGACCTCGACGGTGTCGAGGGACGGCCGGGGGTCTACGGCAAGCAGGCCAAGACCGTGAAGTTCACCATCGGCCGCAGCCAGGTCTCCACCGTCGACGCGAGCTCCCACCGGATGAAGGTCGTCCGTGACGGCAAGCAGATCAAGGACATCCCGATCTCCGCGGGTGCCCCGGCCACGACCACGTACAACGGCCAGATGGTCATCAGCGAGAAGCTCAAGGTGACCCGGATGAACGGTGACACCGTCGGCTTCGGCGGTGAGTACGACATCAAGGACGTGCCGCACGCGATGCGCCTCTCCACGTCGGGCACCTTCATCCACGGCAACTACTGGGGCGGGTCGGGCATCTTCGGCACGACCAACACCAGCCACGGCTGTGTCGGCCTGCGGGACGTGCGTGGCGGCTGGGACGGAAAGACGCCCGCCGCGTGGCTCTTCGACAACTCGCTGATCGGCGACGTCGTCGTCGTGAAGAACTCCGAGGACAAGGTGATCCAGCCGGACAACGGCCTCAACGGCTGGAACATGGACTGGTCGGAGTGGACCGCGTAG